The following proteins are co-located in the Streptomyces sp. NBC_00435 genome:
- a CDS encoding ATP-binding protein, whose translation MPVTAAPRTPFAPDSDETPQRKLYRSADGRMLGGVARGLAGHLGLPVVWVRLAFLGLFMWGDGLGVLLYAAFWVFVPLGVGGRSGHRSYFDTLPDGTRRLRKPERGQITALIALCVGAGIFISKVQVGGASGRYVWPTLLVGAGVVLVWRQADNARRAHWNAAAGRHARLLQAARALAGVALVGVGLTVFIVVRGSAAQLGNVLTATLAVLVGVALLAGPWLIRMTQDLSEERLMRIRAQERAEVAAHVHDSVLHTLTLIQRNAEDAGEVRRLARAQERELRNWLYKPEGTGKDEDEEPTTLAEAVKKTAADVEDHHGVQIEVVVVGDCPLDEKLTAQMQAAREAMVNAAKYGGEGGPVQVYAEVEGQTVFVSVRDRGPGFDMDAVPDDRMGVRESIIGRMQRNGGTARLRSVPGDGTEVELEMERAAKAA comes from the coding sequence ATGCCCGTAACAGCCGCCCCCCGCACGCCGTTCGCACCGGACTCCGACGAGACGCCGCAGCGCAAGCTCTACCGCAGCGCCGACGGCCGGATGCTCGGCGGAGTCGCGCGCGGCCTCGCCGGGCACCTGGGCCTGCCCGTCGTCTGGGTCCGGCTCGCCTTCCTCGGCCTGTTCATGTGGGGAGACGGCCTCGGCGTCCTGCTCTACGCCGCGTTCTGGGTCTTCGTACCGCTCGGCGTCGGCGGCCGCAGCGGCCACCGCTCCTACTTCGACACCCTGCCCGACGGCACCCGGCGGCTGCGCAAGCCCGAGCGGGGCCAGATCACCGCGCTGATCGCGCTCTGCGTCGGCGCGGGCATCTTCATCTCCAAGGTCCAGGTCGGCGGCGCCTCCGGACGGTACGTGTGGCCGACCCTGCTCGTCGGGGCCGGCGTGGTCCTCGTCTGGCGCCAGGCCGACAACGCCCGCCGCGCCCACTGGAACGCGGCCGCCGGCCGGCACGCCCGGCTGCTGCAGGCCGCCCGCGCGCTCGCGGGCGTCGCCCTGGTCGGCGTGGGCCTCACCGTCTTCATCGTGGTCCGCGGCTCCGCCGCCCAGCTGGGCAACGTCCTGACCGCCACCCTCGCCGTCCTCGTCGGCGTCGCCCTGCTCGCCGGCCCCTGGCTGATACGGATGACCCAGGACCTCTCCGAGGAGCGCCTGATGCGCATCCGTGCCCAGGAGCGCGCCGAGGTCGCCGCCCACGTCCACGACTCCGTCCTGCACACCCTCACCCTGATCCAGCGCAACGCCGAGGACGCCGGAGAAGTACGCCGCCTCGCGCGGGCCCAGGAGCGGGAGCTGCGCAACTGGCTGTACAAGCCGGAGGGCACCGGCAAGGACGAGGACGAGGAGCCGACGACACTGGCCGAGGCCGTGAAGAAGACCGCCGCCGACGTCGAGGACCACCACGGGGTCCAGATCGAGGTGGTCGTCGTCGGCGACTGCCCCCTCGACGAGAAGCTGACGGCACAGATGCAGGCCGCGCGCGAAGCGATGGTCAATGCCGCCAAGTACGGTGGCGAGGGCGGCCCCGTGCAGGTGTACGCCGAGGTGGAGGGCCAGACGGTGTTCGTGTCCGTACGGGACCGCGGACCGGGCTTCGACATGGACGCAGTACCGGACGACCGCATGGGCGTACGAGAATCGATCATCGGCCGGATGCAGCGCAACGGCGGGACCGCGCGACTGCGGTCCGTGCCGGGCGACGGCACGGAAGTCGAGCTGGAGATGGAGAGGGCGGCGAAGGCAGCATGA
- a CDS encoding response regulator transcription factor has translation MTEDNASTGGATRRVRVVLVDDHRMFRTGVQAEIGETDRTGVEVVGEAADVDQAVTVITATRPEVVLLDVHLPGGGGVEVLRRCAPLMGAAEDPVRFLALSVSDAAEDVIGVIRGGARGYVTKTITGTDLVDSVFRVQDGDAVFSPRLAGFVLDAFASTDAPPVDEDLDRLTQREREVLRLIARGYAYKEIAKQLFISVKTVESHVSAVLRKLQLSNRHELTRWATARRLV, from the coding sequence ATGACCGAGGACAACGCGAGCACCGGCGGAGCGACCAGGCGGGTCAGGGTGGTGCTCGTCGACGACCACCGGATGTTCCGCACGGGCGTCCAGGCCGAGATCGGCGAGACCGACCGGACCGGGGTCGAGGTCGTCGGCGAGGCCGCCGACGTGGACCAGGCCGTCACCGTCATCACCGCCACCCGCCCCGAGGTGGTACTCCTCGACGTGCACCTGCCCGGCGGCGGCGGCGTCGAGGTACTGCGCCGCTGCGCCCCGCTGATGGGCGCCGCCGAGGACCCGGTCCGGTTCCTGGCGCTGTCCGTGTCGGACGCCGCCGAGGACGTCATCGGGGTCATCCGCGGCGGCGCGCGCGGCTACGTCACCAAGACGATCACCGGCACCGACCTGGTGGACTCGGTCTTCCGCGTGCAGGACGGGGACGCGGTGTTCTCGCCGCGGCTGGCGGGCTTCGTGCTCGACGCCTTCGCTTCCACGGACGCCCCGCCGGTCGACGAGGACCTGGACCGCCTCACCCAGCGCGAGCGCGAGGTACTGCGGCTGATCGCGCGCGGGTACGCGTACAAGGAGATCGCCAAGCAGCTGTTCATCTCCGTCAAGACGGTGGAATCCCACGTCTCGGCGGTCCTGCGCAAGCTCCAGCTGTCCAACCGCCACGAGCTGACCCGCTGGGCGACGGCCCGCCGGCTGGTGTGA
- a CDS encoding alpha/beta hydrolase: protein MTAVALTVIAVLLPLLLWSRARGPAPVRVATRASMVVFAQATAIALVFIGVNRDMTFYASWGDLFGTGKYVNTAPDLGPDGLGGKKAEQLNEAPKVQQPFEPVEGLGGRVKKTELDGKISGVKGDVLVWLPPQYDDPAYKDKKFPVVELIPGIPGTGKSWFQGLKAHEVLEPLMKSGKVQPFILVSPRAMLLGNADTGCANLPGKVNADSWFSVDVRKMVTDNFRASDEARTWGVAGYSAGAYCATKLAIAHPDRYSAAVSLSGYNDPGQEPSSLVAKDPQLRAAHNLKNLLKAAPKPPAVSLWISGAEQDGYLSGTDLKALAQSPTQVHAEKVVGGHNLDSWSKQLPQTFDWLSKTVKAP, encoded by the coding sequence GTGACCGCGGTCGCGCTGACCGTGATCGCGGTCCTCCTCCCGCTGCTGCTGTGGAGCAGGGCGCGCGGCCCGGCCCCCGTACGCGTCGCCACCCGGGCCTCCATGGTGGTGTTCGCCCAGGCCACCGCCATCGCGCTGGTGTTCATCGGGGTCAACCGGGACATGACCTTCTACGCGTCCTGGGGGGACCTGTTCGGCACCGGCAAGTACGTCAACACCGCTCCCGACCTGGGTCCGGACGGACTCGGCGGGAAGAAGGCCGAGCAGCTCAATGAAGCCCCGAAGGTCCAGCAGCCCTTCGAACCCGTCGAGGGCCTCGGCGGCCGGGTCAAGAAGACCGAGCTCGACGGAAAGATCTCCGGGGTCAAGGGTGACGTCCTGGTCTGGCTGCCGCCGCAGTACGACGACCCGGCCTACAAGGACAAGAAGTTCCCCGTGGTCGAGCTGATCCCCGGCATACCGGGAACGGGCAAGTCCTGGTTCCAGGGACTCAAGGCGCACGAGGTCCTGGAGCCGCTCATGAAGAGCGGCAAGGTGCAGCCGTTCATCCTGGTGTCGCCGCGGGCCATGCTGCTCGGCAACGCCGACACCGGCTGCGCCAACCTGCCCGGCAAGGTCAACGCGGACAGCTGGTTCAGCGTCGACGTCCGCAAGATGGTCACCGACAACTTCCGGGCCTCCGACGAGGCCCGCACCTGGGGCGTGGCCGGGTACTCGGCCGGCGCGTACTGCGCCACCAAGCTGGCGATCGCCCACCCCGACCGCTACAGCGCGGCCGTCTCCCTGTCGGGCTACAACGACCCGGGCCAGGAGCCCTCCTCGCTGGTCGCCAAGGACCCGCAGCTGCGGGCCGCGCACAACCTGAAGAACCTGCTGAAGGCGGCGCCGAAACCGCCCGCGGTCTCGCTGTGGATCTCGGGGGCCGAACAGGACGGCTACCTGTCCGGCACGGACCTCAAGGCCCTCGCGCAGAGCCCGACCCAGGTGCACGCGGAGAAGGTCGTCGGCGGCCACAACCTCGACTCGTGGTCGAAGCAGCTGCCGCAGACCTTCGACTGGCTGAGCAAGACGGTCAAGGCGCCGTAG
- a CDS encoding C40 family peptidase translates to MASHRKPRQRPLTGGTARSTVRTTAATLALAGAATATVLEGTSHADPQPTPSQVKAEMDRLYEEAEVATDRYNGAKEKADEAQRALEGLRDETARKTDQLNTARSALGSLAATQYRSGTLGAAVQLAMSDDPQQYLDRAALITRAGVRNAAEVSSVRRKLDEVGHLKEQAAGRLADLRAQQGELAGHKAEIEEKLTAAQRLLAKLTAEERAAYEAHSGGSAPSGSATQDPPPSDGSRAARAVAFAYGAIGKPYVWGATGPGSFDCSGLTQAAWRAAGVSLPRTTYTQINAGRRVSRDQLAPGDLVFFYSGVSHVGMYIGNGQMIHAPRPGSTVRIAPVDSMPWAGASRPA, encoded by the coding sequence GTGGCCAGTCATCGAAAGCCCAGGCAGCGCCCGCTCACCGGCGGCACGGCACGGAGCACCGTACGCACCACCGCCGCCACCCTCGCCCTCGCGGGCGCTGCCACCGCGACCGTGCTCGAAGGCACCTCCCACGCCGATCCCCAGCCGACGCCCTCCCAGGTCAAGGCGGAGATGGACCGGCTCTACGAGGAGGCCGAGGTCGCGACCGACCGGTACAACGGGGCGAAGGAGAAGGCCGACGAGGCCCAGCGGGCCCTCGAGGGCCTGCGGGACGAGACCGCCCGCAAGACCGATCAGCTCAACACCGCACGCAGCGCACTCGGTTCGCTGGCCGCGACCCAGTACCGCAGCGGCACCCTGGGCGCCGCCGTCCAGCTGGCGATGTCCGACGACCCGCAGCAGTACCTGGACCGCGCGGCCCTCATCACCCGGGCCGGCGTCCGCAACGCCGCCGAGGTCTCCTCCGTGCGCCGCAAGCTCGACGAGGTGGGGCACCTCAAGGAGCAGGCCGCCGGACGCCTCGCCGACCTGCGCGCCCAGCAGGGCGAACTCGCCGGCCACAAGGCCGAGATCGAGGAGAAGCTGACCGCGGCCCAGCGGCTGCTCGCCAAGCTCACGGCCGAGGAGCGAGCGGCCTACGAGGCCCACTCGGGCGGCAGCGCCCCCAGCGGCTCCGCGACCCAGGACCCGCCGCCCTCCGACGGCTCGCGCGCCGCCCGCGCGGTGGCGTTCGCGTACGGGGCGATCGGCAAGCCGTACGTGTGGGGCGCGACGGGACCGGGCTCGTTCGACTGCTCGGGCCTGACCCAGGCGGCCTGGCGCGCGGCCGGGGTGTCGCTGCCGCGCACCACCTACACCCAGATCAACGCGGGCCGGCGGGTCTCCCGCGATCAGCTGGCCCCCGGTGACCTGGTGTTCTTCTACTCCGGGGTCAGCCACGTGGGCATGTACATCGGCAACGGCCAGATGATCCACGCCCCGCGCCCCGGTTCCACGGTCCGTATCGCCCCGGTGGACTCCATGCCCTGGGCCGGCGCCTCCCGGCCGGCCTGA
- a CDS encoding class F sortase, whose product MPRPQERPKPRGGWGVVAVVALCGTFLLSNGLDLGGGPPQPAQAAARVGDPAHDAAARRLPPAPQPLKPSPPTRIRVPSVRIDAPVTRVGLDAEGWVEAPPPRDRNLAGWYEGSPAPGTRGTTVIDGHVDNERGPAVFYDLGSLKQGQHIEVDRQDGRTAVFTVYGVEVVGKKDFPAERVYGPKGDPELRVITCGGGFSKGTGYDGNVVVFARLTEIR is encoded by the coding sequence ATGCCCCGCCCCCAGGAGCGTCCGAAGCCGCGCGGCGGCTGGGGCGTCGTCGCCGTCGTCGCGCTGTGCGGCACGTTCCTCCTCTCCAACGGCCTCGACCTGGGCGGCGGTCCGCCCCAGCCCGCGCAGGCCGCCGCACGGGTCGGCGACCCGGCCCACGACGCGGCGGCCCGCCGCCTCCCACCGGCCCCGCAGCCACTGAAGCCCTCCCCGCCGACCCGGATCCGGGTGCCCTCCGTACGGATCGACGCGCCCGTCACCCGCGTCGGGCTCGACGCCGAGGGCTGGGTGGAGGCCCCGCCGCCGCGGGACCGGAACCTGGCCGGCTGGTACGAGGGCTCCCCGGCCCCGGGCACGCGGGGCACGACGGTGATCGACGGCCACGTGGACAACGAGCGGGGCCCGGCCGTCTTCTACGACCTGGGATCGCTCAAGCAGGGCCAGCACATCGAGGTGGACCGGCAGGACGGCCGGACCGCCGTCTTCACGGTGTACGGCGTCGAGGTCGTCGGCAAGAAGGACTTTCCGGCCGAGCGCGTCTACGGCCCCAAGGGCGACCCGGAGCTCCGGGTGATCACCTGCGGCGGCGGTTTCTCGAAGGGGACGGGGTACGACGGCAACGTCGTCGTCTTCGCCCGCCTGACCGAAATCCGCTGA
- a CDS encoding C40 family peptidase has product MYSYGFSSSHSSPQHRKPRTRRHPNAPTAVVTTAALSSLGLLIPHQAAAVPAPRPSVEEVRTRVDELHRQAGTATQAYDAAAARTAKQRALLSALMDQIAGTTQKLNETRRLLGSYAADRYRGAGPLGGAATLLLSDDPQAYFAQTHLLNRLGGREDALLTEYTRARAETARERREAAAVAADLERAQEELRGRKRQVQDRLTEANALLSQLTRADRERALASGSSAASGPLPSDAPASAAGTRAVAFARAQLGKPYVWGATGPNSYDCSGLTQAAWHAAGVTLPRTTWDQVEAAPRVATKQLRPGDLVFFYSDISHVGIYIGGGRMIHAPRPGAYVREDSIYYQPIYGSVRPS; this is encoded by the coding sequence GTGTACTCCTACGGATTCTCCTCGTCCCACTCCTCCCCCCAGCACCGCAAGCCGCGCACCCGAAGACATCCGAACGCCCCCACGGCGGTGGTCACGACCGCCGCCCTGTCCTCATTGGGCCTGCTCATCCCCCACCAGGCCGCGGCGGTGCCCGCCCCCCGCCCCTCGGTGGAGGAGGTACGGACCCGGGTGGACGAGCTGCACCGGCAGGCGGGCACGGCCACCCAGGCCTACGACGCGGCGGCCGCGCGGACCGCGAAGCAGCGGGCCCTGCTGTCGGCGCTCATGGACCAGATCGCCGGGACCACCCAGAAGCTGAACGAGACCCGGCGGCTGCTCGGCAGCTACGCCGCCGACCGCTACCGCGGCGCCGGCCCCCTCGGCGGGGCCGCGACCTTGCTGCTCAGCGACGATCCGCAGGCCTACTTCGCGCAGACTCACCTGCTGAACCGGCTCGGCGGCCGCGAGGACGCGCTGCTCACCGAGTACACCCGGGCCAGGGCGGAGACGGCGCGCGAGCGGCGGGAGGCGGCCGCGGTGGCCGCGGACCTCGAGCGGGCGCAGGAGGAGCTGCGCGGGCGGAAGCGGCAGGTGCAGGACCGGCTCACCGAGGCGAACGCCCTGCTGTCGCAGCTCACCCGGGCCGACCGGGAGCGGGCCCTGGCCAGCGGGTCCTCGGCCGCCTCGGGCCCGCTGCCCTCGGACGCCCCCGCGTCGGCCGCCGGCACCAGGGCCGTGGCCTTCGCGCGGGCCCAGCTCGGGAAACCGTACGTCTGGGGCGCGACCGGCCCGAACTCCTACGACTGCTCCGGGCTGACCCAGGCCGCCTGGCACGCGGCGGGGGTCACGCTGCCGCGTACGACGTGGGACCAGGTGGAGGCGGCGCCGCGGGTCGCGACGAAGCAGCTGCGCCCGGGCGACCTGGTCTTCTTCTACTCGGACATCAGCCACGTCGGGATCTACATCGGGGGCGGTCGCATGATCCACGCCCCGCGCCCGGGTGCGTACGTCCGCGAGGACTCGATCTACTACCAGCCGATCTACGGGAGCGTCCGGCCCAGCTGA
- the pcrA gene encoding DNA helicase PcrA: MSSLFDDSFLADLSPSEEVPPPPEDHAAPEAGTDDLFGGRFDVPMSGDAYYRDGAPRPVIDPAALLDGLNAEQRAAVVHAGSPLLIVAGAGSGKTRVLTHRIGHLLGARGVHPGQILAITFTNKAAGEMKERVEGLVGPRANAMWVSTFHSACVRILRRESKRLGFTSSFSIYDAADSKRLMALVCRDLDLDPKKFPPKAFSAKISNLKNELIDEDAFAGQAVDGFEKTLAQAYAMYQGRLREANALDFDDIIMTTVHLLQAFPEVAEHYRRRFRHVLVDEYQDTNHAQYTLVRELVGTGYPDLPPAELCVVGDADQSIYAFRGATIRNILQFEEDYADATTILLEQNYRSTQTILSAANAVIERNENRRAKNLWTEAGSGAVITGYVADTEHDEAQFIADEIDRLTDAGDAKAGDVAIFYRTNAQSRVFEEIFIRVGLPYKVVGGVRFYERKEVRDVLAYLRVLSNPEDNVPLRRILNVPKRGIGERAEAMIDALAMREKITFPQALRRVDEAFGMAARSTNAVKRFNVLMEELRTIVDSGAGPAVVLEAVLERTGYLAELQASTDPQDETRIENLQELAAVALEFEQAREAAAAEAASNGAPPVGPGTLSEFLEQVALVADSDQIPDEDTDGNGVITLMTLHTAKGLEFPVVFLTGMEDGVFPHMRALGQTKELEEERRLAYVGITRARERLYLTRSSMRSAWGTPSYNPPSRFLEEIPAEYLQWKRTGAAQKPAGPMRGSGSGYGSSGSGGSKASFGTSPESFLSSSRTKSGPSGFATRRAADKPVIALVVGDRVTHDQFGLGTVMEVRGAGADAQATIDFGDEKPKRLLLRYAPVQKL, from the coding sequence ATGAGCAGCCTCTTTGACGACAGCTTCCTGGCCGACCTCTCCCCCTCCGAGGAGGTCCCCCCGCCGCCCGAGGACCACGCCGCCCCCGAGGCGGGCACGGACGACCTCTTCGGGGGTCGGTTCGACGTGCCCATGAGCGGGGACGCGTACTACCGGGACGGCGCCCCCAGGCCCGTGATCGACCCGGCGGCGCTCCTGGACGGGCTGAACGCGGAGCAGCGCGCGGCCGTGGTGCACGCGGGATCACCGCTGCTCATCGTGGCCGGCGCCGGATCCGGCAAGACGCGCGTGCTGACACACCGCATCGGCCATCTGCTGGGCGCGCGCGGGGTCCACCCCGGCCAGATCCTGGCGATCACCTTCACCAACAAGGCCGCCGGCGAGATGAAGGAGCGCGTCGAGGGCCTGGTCGGCCCGCGCGCGAACGCCATGTGGGTCTCCACCTTCCACAGCGCGTGCGTGCGCATCCTGCGCCGCGAGTCCAAGCGGCTCGGTTTCACCTCCTCGTTCTCGATCTACGACGCGGCCGACTCGAAGCGCCTGATGGCGCTCGTCTGCCGTGACCTGGACCTGGACCCGAAGAAGTTCCCGCCGAAGGCCTTCAGCGCCAAGATCTCGAACCTGAAGAACGAGCTCATCGACGAGGACGCCTTCGCCGGGCAGGCGGTCGACGGTTTCGAGAAGACCCTCGCCCAGGCGTACGCGATGTACCAGGGGCGGCTGCGCGAGGCCAACGCGCTCGACTTCGACGACATCATCATGACCACGGTCCACCTGCTCCAGGCCTTCCCGGAGGTCGCCGAGCACTACCGGCGCCGCTTCCGGCACGTGCTGGTCGACGAGTATCAGGACACCAACCATGCCCAGTACACGCTCGTGCGCGAGCTGGTCGGCACCGGGTACCCGGACCTGCCGCCCGCCGAGCTGTGCGTCGTGGGTGACGCCGACCAGTCGATCTACGCCTTCCGCGGCGCGACCATCCGCAACATCCTCCAGTTCGAGGAGGACTACGCGGACGCCACGACGATCCTCCTGGAGCAGAACTACCGCTCCACGCAGACGATCCTGTCCGCCGCCAACGCGGTCATCGAGCGCAACGAGAACCGTCGCGCGAAGAACCTGTGGACCGAGGCCGGCAGCGGAGCCGTCATCACCGGCTACGTCGCGGACACCGAGCACGACGAGGCGCAGTTCATCGCCGACGAGATCGACCGGCTGACGGACGCGGGCGACGCGAAGGCGGGCGACGTCGCGATCTTCTACCGGACGAACGCGCAGTCCCGCGTGTTCGAGGAGATCTTCATCCGGGTCGGACTGCCCTACAAGGTCGTCGGCGGCGTCCGGTTCTACGAGCGCAAGGAGGTCCGCGACGTCCTCGCGTACCTGCGCGTCCTGTCGAACCCCGAGGACAACGTCCCGCTCCGCCGGATCCTGAACGTACCCAAGCGCGGTATCGGCGAGCGCGCGGAAGCGATGATCGACGCGCTCGCGATGCGCGAGAAGATCACCTTCCCGCAGGCGCTGCGCCGGGTCGACGAGGCCTTCGGCATGGCCGCCCGCTCGACCAACGCGGTCAAGCGCTTCAACGTGCTGATGGAGGAGCTCCGTACGATCGTCGACTCGGGCGCCGGCCCGGCTGTGGTGCTGGAGGCGGTCCTGGAGCGCACGGGCTACCTCGCCGAGCTCCAGGCGTCGACCGACCCGCAGGACGAGACGCGGATCGAGAACCTGCAGGAGCTCGCCGCCGTGGCGCTCGAGTTCGAGCAGGCGCGGGAAGCGGCGGCGGCGGAGGCCGCCTCGAACGGCGCCCCGCCGGTGGGCCCCGGCACGCTCTCGGAGTTCCTGGAGCAGGTCGCGCTCGTCGCCGACTCCGACCAGATCCCGGACGAGGACACCGACGGGAACGGCGTCATCACCCTCATGACCCTGCACACCGCCAAGGGCCTCGAGTTCCCGGTGGTCTTCCTGACCGGCATGGAGGACGGGGTCTTCCCGCACATGCGCGCGCTGGGCCAGACCAAGGAGCTGGAGGAGGAGCGCCGCCTCGCCTACGTCGGCATCACGCGGGCGCGCGAGCGGCTGTACCTGACCCGCTCCTCGATGCGCAGCGCGTGGGGCACCCCCTCGTACAACCCGCCGTCGCGGTTCCTCGAGGAGATCCCGGCCGAGTACCTGCAGTGGAAGCGGACGGGCGCGGCACAGAAGCCGGCGGGCCCGATGCGCGGCTCGGGCTCGGGGTACGGCTCCTCGGGCTCGGGCGGGTCGAAGGCCTCGTTCGGCACCTCGCCGGAGTCGTTCCTGTCCTCGTCGCGTACGAAGTCGGGCCCGTCCGGGTTCGCGACGCGGCGGGCCGCCGACAAGCCGGTCATCGCGCTGGTGGTCGGGGACCGGGTCACGCACGACCAGTTCGGGCTGGGCACGGTCATGGAGGTCAGGGGAGCGGGCGCGGACGCGCAGGCCACCATCGACTTCGGGGACGAGAAGCCCAAGCGGCTGCTGCTGCGGTACGCGCCGGTGCAGAAGCTTTAG
- a CDS encoding M23 family metallopeptidase — MNDRPSSGQYPDFGYDGLSTTTFAGDSGFAPYETQGQGYNYAAYGSGSGSYDTGTYDTTAWTTPQNGYPQQPLDGYDGYLSTVPTQGGVSTDYQATAFGYETAPEQTGHWSLPGYGTETGTYDATAWNTTSEPTYAYTGYEQPQQTQPQEQEQQYSSYDHAYEPYAQAGNTAAATTGYTETAVFEFLAPRAGASDDVDVDVDEIDESGHDAAQVHDLPTQAMPVTPAGPAEPRPSRRAGSKPVAKASTAKAGASSRRRTPAKRSALLTVAVPSACVMGVAGVAAASVGGLTNAEKPSGETTTLAAPDPASIKPVAANSKLDTQLTALSADAGDFADRASRTQERIDLRLRQDEEKKKKEAEEAAKEAARPKFALPVARHGLSAGFGQAGVNWMSVHTGIDFPVGYGTSVMAATDGTVRSQFNSAYGNMVILTAPDGTETWYCHLSSAKIRSGKVKAGDVIAYSGDTGNSTGPHLHFEVRPGGGAPIDPQAWLRSHDLNPN, encoded by the coding sequence GTGAACGACCGCCCTTCGTCGGGCCAGTACCCCGATTTCGGGTATGACGGCCTTTCCACCACCACTTTCGCCGGTGATTCCGGCTTCGCGCCCTATGAAACACAGGGCCAGGGCTACAACTACGCCGCCTATGGTTCCGGTTCCGGTTCCTACGACACCGGCACGTACGACACGACGGCCTGGACCACCCCGCAGAACGGCTACCCGCAGCAGCCCCTCGACGGCTACGACGGATACCTCTCGACCGTCCCCACGCAGGGCGGCGTCTCCACGGACTACCAGGCCACGGCCTTCGGTTACGAGACCGCCCCCGAGCAGACCGGCCACTGGTCGCTCCCGGGCTACGGGACCGAGACCGGAACTTACGACGCCACCGCCTGGAACACCACTTCCGAGCCGACGTACGCGTACACCGGCTACGAGCAGCCGCAGCAGACACAGCCGCAGGAGCAGGAGCAGCAGTACTCGTCGTACGACCACGCGTACGAGCCGTACGCGCAGGCCGGGAACACCGCCGCGGCCACGACGGGCTACACCGAGACCGCCGTCTTCGAGTTCCTCGCCCCCCGGGCCGGCGCCTCCGACGACGTAGACGTAGACGTAGACGAAATCGACGAGTCCGGTCACGACGCCGCCCAGGTGCACGATCTCCCCACCCAGGCCATGCCCGTCACGCCCGCCGGCCCCGCCGAGCCCCGCCCCTCGCGCCGCGCCGGTTCCAAGCCCGTCGCCAAGGCGAGTACCGCCAAGGCCGGTGCCAGCAGCCGCCGTCGTACCCCCGCCAAGCGTTCCGCACTGCTGACCGTGGCCGTGCCCTCCGCCTGCGTGATGGGCGTCGCGGGCGTGGCCGCCGCCTCCGTGGGCGGGCTCACCAATGCGGAGAAGCCGTCCGGGGAGACCACCACGCTGGCCGCCCCCGACCCGGCCTCCATCAAGCCGGTCGCCGCGAACAGCAAGCTCGACACCCAGCTCACCGCCCTGAGCGCCGACGCCGGCGACTTCGCGGACCGCGCGAGCCGGACCCAGGAACGCATCGACCTGCGCCTGCGCCAGGACGAGGAGAAGAAGAAGAAGGAGGCGGAGGAGGCGGCCAAGGAAGCGGCCCGCCCCAAGTTCGCCCTCCCCGTCGCGCGCCACGGCCTCAGCGCCGGCTTCGGTCAGGCGGGCGTCAACTGGATGTCCGTCCACACCGGCATCGACTTCCCGGTGGGCTACGGGACTTCGGTCATGGCCGCCACCGACGGCACCGTGCGCAGCCAGTTCAACAGCGCCTACGGCAACATGGTGATACTCACCGCGCCCGACGGCACCGAGACCTGGTACTGCCACCTCAGCAGCGCCAAGATCCGCTCCGGCAAGGTCAAGGCCGGCGACGTGATCGCGTACTCGGGCGACACCGGCAACTCCACCGGCCCGCACCTCCACTTCGAGGTGCGTCCGGGCGGCGGCGCTCCGATCGACCCCCAGGCCTGGCTGCGCAGCCACGACCTGAACCCGAACTGA
- a CDS encoding esterase/lipase family protein produces MGLTMSGAALRAGLLEAIVLGGHILMYPTGVLPERQAAGRPGDPTTTRTTAGAPHERPPALLLHGFTDNRSVFVLLRRALGAGGLRQVETYNYSPFTRDLRVTARHLARRVEELCERTGQERVDLVGHSLGGLVGRYYVQRLGGDARVRTLVTLGTPHSGTRVAPFMDAHPLVRQMRPDSEVLTELRGPAPGCRTRCVAFWSEFDELMDPTETARIEHPDLLAENVQVTGIGHLALPAHPTVIAAVRRALDGSGLTALTHPDSASVA; encoded by the coding sequence ATGGGACTCACCATGTCCGGGGCCGCGCTGCGGGCCGGCTTACTGGAAGCGATCGTGCTCGGCGGGCACATCCTGATGTATCCCACCGGAGTGCTGCCCGAGCGCCAGGCCGCGGGGCGGCCCGGCGACCCGACCACCACCCGGACCACCGCCGGCGCTCCGCACGAGCGCCCGCCCGCGCTGCTGCTGCACGGGTTCACCGACAACCGCTCCGTCTTCGTCCTGCTGCGCCGCGCCCTCGGGGCCGGCGGTCTGCGGCAGGTGGAGACGTACAACTACTCACCCTTCACCCGCGATCTGCGCGTCACCGCCCGCCACCTCGCCCGCCGCGTCGAGGAGCTGTGTGAGCGCACCGGGCAGGAGCGGGTGGATCTGGTGGGGCACAGCCTCGGCGGGCTGGTCGGGCGGTACTACGTCCAGCGCCTCGGCGGCGACGCCCGCGTCCGCACCCTCGTCACGCTCGGCACCCCGCACTCCGGCACCCGGGTCGCACCCTTCATGGACGCGCACCCGCTGGTCCGGCAGATGCGCCCGGATTCCGAGGTGCTCACCGAACTGCGCGGGCCCGCACCCGGCTGCCGCACCCGGTGCGTGGCGTTCTGGAGCGAGTTCGACGAGCTGATGGACCCGACCGAGACGGCCCGGATCGAGCATCCGGACCTCCTCGCGGAGAACGTCCAGGTAACCGGTATCGGGCATCTCGCCCTGCCCGCGCACCCCACCGTCATCGCGGCGGTCCGGCGCGCCCTCGACGGATCCGGGCTGACCGCCCTCACACACCCCGATTCCGCTTCCGTCGCCTGA